The Sander vitreus isolate 19-12246 chromosome 5, sanVit1, whole genome shotgun sequence genome includes a region encoding these proteins:
- the gltpa gene encoding glycolipid transfer protein isoform X3 codes for MSRRLDITPLTWVQYCLGSTIYAPIKADIAGNITKIKAVFDTNPGRFKTLQQIVEAEKEMHGAEWPKAGATLALMWLKRGLRFIQVFLQSLVDGEKDDSNPNLIRVNVTKAYEIALKRYHGWFVQQLFKAALFAAPYKTDFLKALSKGRDVKEEECLEKIRKFLINFTPTVDAIYDMYNKLNADLDYTV; via the exons ATGAGCCGTCGGCTGGATATTACGCCACTTACCTGGGTTcaat ACTGCCTTGGTTCTACCATTTATGCACCAATAAAGGCAGATATAGCTGGTAACATCACA AAAATCAAGGCGGTTTTTGATACTAACCCAGGGCGGTTCAAGACACTCCAGCAGATTGTGGAGGCAGAGAAGGAAATGCATGGAGCAGAATGGCCCAAAGCTGGTGCAACATTGGCACTTATGTGGCTAAAAAG GGGTCTACGATTTATTCAAGTGTTCCTACAGAGCCTAGTGGATGGTGAAAAGGATGATAGCAACCCAAACCTCATTCGAGTCAATGTCACCAAGGCCTATGAAATAGCCCTGAAAAGATATCATGGCTGGTTTGTGCAACAGCTCTTCAAG GCAGCTCTTTTCGCTGCTCCATATAAGACGGATTTCTTGAAGGCCCTCTCCAAGGGTCGGGACGTCAAGGAAGAGGAATGCTTGGAAAAAATCAGAAAATTTCTCATCAACTTCACTCCCACTGTTGATGCTATTTATGATATGTACAATAAGCTGAATGCTGATCTTGATTATACAGTGTGA
- the gltpa gene encoding glycolipid transfer protein isoform X2: MALLMEHQFRQLPADRQVETRPFLEAVSYLPPFFDCLGSTIYAPIKADIAGNITKIKAVFDTNPGRFKTLQQIVEAEKEMHGAEWPKAGATLALMWLKRGLRFIQVFLQSLVDGEKDDSNPNLIRVNVTKAYEIALKRYHGWFVQQLFKAALFAAPYKTDFLKALSKGRDVKEEECLEKIRKFLINFTPTVDAIYDMYNKLNADLDYTV, translated from the exons ATGGCTCTGCTAATGGAGCACCAGTTCAGACAGCTGCCAGCTGACAGACAGGTGGAAACGAGACCGTTTCTGGAGGCTGTGTCATACCTTCCACCGTTTTTTG ACTGCCTTGGTTCTACCATTTATGCACCAATAAAGGCAGATATAGCTGGTAACATCACA AAAATCAAGGCGGTTTTTGATACTAACCCAGGGCGGTTCAAGACACTCCAGCAGATTGTGGAGGCAGAGAAGGAAATGCATGGAGCAGAATGGCCCAAAGCTGGTGCAACATTGGCACTTATGTGGCTAAAAAG GGGTCTACGATTTATTCAAGTGTTCCTACAGAGCCTAGTGGATGGTGAAAAGGATGATAGCAACCCAAACCTCATTCGAGTCAATGTCACCAAGGCCTATGAAATAGCCCTGAAAAGATATCATGGCTGGTTTGTGCAACAGCTCTTCAAG GCAGCTCTTTTCGCTGCTCCATATAAGACGGATTTCTTGAAGGCCCTCTCCAAGGGTCGGGACGTCAAGGAAGAGGAATGCTTGGAAAAAATCAGAAAATTTCTCATCAACTTCACTCCCACTGTTGATGCTATTTATGATATGTACAATAAGCTGAATGCTGATCTTGATTATACAGTGTGA
- the gltpa gene encoding glycolipid transfer protein isoform X1: protein MSRRLDITPLTWVQCRDFKSVTGLEMALLMEHQFRQLPADRQVETRPFLEAVSYLPPFFDCLGSTIYAPIKADIAGNITKIKAVFDTNPGRFKTLQQIVEAEKEMHGAEWPKAGATLALMWLKRGLRFIQVFLQSLVDGEKDDSNPNLIRVNVTKAYEIALKRYHGWFVQQLFKAALFAAPYKTDFLKALSKGRDVKEEECLEKIRKFLINFTPTVDAIYDMYNKLNADLDYTV from the exons ATGAGCCGTCGGCTGGATATTACGCCACTTACCTGGGTTcaatgtag AGATTTTAAGAGTGTGACTGGACTAGAGATGGCTCTGCTAATGGAGCACCAGTTCAGACAGCTGCCAGCTGACAGACAGGTGGAAACGAGACCGTTTCTGGAGGCTGTGTCATACCTTCCACCGTTTTTTG ACTGCCTTGGTTCTACCATTTATGCACCAATAAAGGCAGATATAGCTGGTAACATCACA AAAATCAAGGCGGTTTTTGATACTAACCCAGGGCGGTTCAAGACACTCCAGCAGATTGTGGAGGCAGAGAAGGAAATGCATGGAGCAGAATGGCCCAAAGCTGGTGCAACATTGGCACTTATGTGGCTAAAAAG GGGTCTACGATTTATTCAAGTGTTCCTACAGAGCCTAGTGGATGGTGAAAAGGATGATAGCAACCCAAACCTCATTCGAGTCAATGTCACCAAGGCCTATGAAATAGCCCTGAAAAGATATCATGGCTGGTTTGTGCAACAGCTCTTCAAG GCAGCTCTTTTCGCTGCTCCATATAAGACGGATTTCTTGAAGGCCCTCTCCAAGGGTCGGGACGTCAAGGAAGAGGAATGCTTGGAAAAAATCAGAAAATTTCTCATCAACTTCACTCCCACTGTTGATGCTATTTATGATATGTACAATAAGCTGAATGCTGATCTTGATTATACAGTGTGA
- the tchp gene encoding trichoplein keratin filament-binding protein codes for MALPTLSAHVPSRSRVLAGQLARQREQEARWRQQWELHAQYLREQSVRSQRQAVWSSRQSFQQSMSAYHKQRLKEEKKASLEQRRNRLRAMLQEEQDRLEAELREVVPDRSTLASQLVQKTEELRTAREERRKKLAQELLKEHWKKNNTELREVESALHKDHVVGQWQEQISEKKQQEVTKQKEKERFENEYEITRKEALERMKQAEEKRNVEERKRAEELRKQMEELKLREEEATRLKKEQEALLVKQWELEKIEEERRKVEERRKKSEMGHFLIRQYRAQLKRRAQQVQEEMEADRKILAALLDGQQEDRRIETAQRERAIADAAWMKRVIEEQLHLEREREAEFDILHREEAQHVWEKREAQWEKERKARERLMQEVLSGRQQQLELKMQKNREAQGESLKRREQLIQELERERETRRQEKEQEECRRTARMQEINAQVEQQRQEQWEEQCRIEQEEEEDREALQIQEEELRREMKRMARKGYQEKVHSRPRSAWT; via the exons ATGGCTCTGCCGACCCTCTCGGCCCATGTGCCCAGTCGGTCCCGGGTGCTGGCCGGACAGCTGGCCCGGCAGCGGGAGCAGGAGGCCCGGTGGCGGCAGCAGTGGGAGCTGCATGCTCAATACCTGAGAGAGCAGAGTGTCCGCAGCCAGAGACAGGCGGTGTGGAGCTCCCGTCAGTCCTTCCAGCAGAG TATGTCAGCATACCATAAACAGAGACTGAAGGAGGAAAAGAAGGCCAGCCTTGAGCAGCGCAGGAATCGGCTAAGGGCCATGCTTCAAGAGGAGCAAGACCGGCTGGAGGCGGAGCTCAGGGAAGTAGTTCCTGACAGGAGCACATTGGCAAGTCAGCTGGTGCAAAAGACTGAAGAGCTTCGTACGGcaagagaggaaagaagaaaaaag CTTGCACAAGAGCTGCTGAAGGAGCactggaagaaaaacaacacagagttGCGAGAG GTCGAGTCGGCATTACATAAAGATCATGTTGTCGGCCAATGGCAGGAGCAGATATCTGAGAAGAAACAG CAAGAAGTGACAAAGCAAAAAGAGAAGGAACGCTTTGAAAATGAGTACGAGATAACCCGAAAAGAGGCTCTGGAGAGGATGAAGCAAGCGGAGGAGAAAAGGAACGTAGAGGAGCGGAAGAGGGCCGAGGAACTTCGCAAACAGATGGAAGAACTGAAGCTGAGGGAAGAGGAG GCAACTCGCCTGAAGAAGGAGCAAGAGGCTCTGCTGGTCAAACAATGGGAGCTGGAGAAAatagaggaggaaaggagaaaGGTGGAGGAAAGGCGAAAGAAGTCTGAGATGGG GCATTTCTTAATCCGTCAATATCGCGCTCAGCTGAAGAGGAGAGCCCAGCAAGTGCAGGAGGAGATG GAGGCTGACCGTAAGATCCTGGCAGCCTTGCTGGATGGACAGCAGGAGGACAGGAGGATAGAGACTGCACAAAGGGAAAGGGCCATCGCTGATGCTGCCTGGATGAAACGTGTGATTGAAGAGCAGCTTCATTTGGAGCGGGAGAGGGAGGCTGAGTTTGACATCCTACACAG AGAAGAAGCTCAACATGTCTGGGAGAAACGAGAAGCACAGtgggagaaggagaggaaagcCAGAGAACGGCTCATGCAAGAG GTACTGTCAGGGagacagcagcagctggagcTTAAGATGCAGAAGAACAGAGAGGCTCAAGGGGAGTCCCTGAAGAGACGAGAACAGCTGATCCAGGagctggagagggagagggagaccaGACGCCAGGAGAAGGAGCAAGAAGAGTGCCGTAGGACCGCACGGATGCAAGAGATAAATGCTCAG GTGGAGCAGCAGCGCCAGGAGCAGTGGGAGGAGCAGTGCAGGAtagagcaggaggaggaagaggacaggGAGGCTCTTCAAATCCAGGAGGAGGAGCTGAGGCGGGAGATGAAGAGGATGGCCAGGAAAGGATACCAGGAGAAG GTTCACAGCAGACCTCGATCAGCCTGGACATGA